The following proteins are encoded in a genomic region of Neovison vison isolate M4711 chromosome 12, ASM_NN_V1, whole genome shotgun sequence:
- the ARSA gene encoding arylsulfatase A, translated as MVALWALALALALALATAGPPNIMLIFADDLGYGDLGSYGHPSSTTPNLDQLAAGGLRFTDFYVPMSLCTPSRAALLTGRLPVRMGLYPGVLEPSSRGGLPLEEVTLAEVLAARGYLTGIAGKWHLGVGPEGAFLPPHQGFHRFLGIPYSHDQGPCQNLTCFPPSTPCDGSCDQGLVPIPLLANLSVEAQPPWLPGLEARYVAFARDLMADAQRQGRPFFLYYASHHTHYPQFSGQSFSGRSGRGPFGDSLMELDAAVGALMTAVGDLGLLGETLVIFTADNGPETMRMSHGGCSGLLRCGKGTTFEGGVREPALAFWPGHIAPGVTHELASSLDLLPTLATLTGAPLPNVTLDGVDLSPLLLGTGKSPRQSLFFYSAFPDEVHGVFAVRSGKYKAHFFTQGSIHSDTTPDPACHASNPLTAHEPPLLFDLSEDPGENYNLLGGVSEVAPEAMQALKQLQLLKAQFDSSVTFSPSQMARGEDPALQICCQPGCTPRPSCCHCPEPQA; from the exons ATGGTGGCGCTGTGGGCTCTCGCTCTGGCCTTGGCCCTAGCCCTGGCCACTGCTGGCCCACCTAACATCATGCTGATCTTTGCTGATGACCTGGGCTATGGGGACCTGGGCTCCTATGGGCACCCCAGCTCCACCACCCCCAACCTGGACCAGCTGGCCGCAGGTGGGCTGCGCTTCACCGATTTCTATGTGCCCATGTCTCTGTGCACACCCTCCCG GGCTGCGCTCCTGACCGGCCGACTCCCAGTCCGGATGGGCCTGTACCCTGGAGTTCTGGAgcccagctcccgagggggcctGCCTCTGGAGGAGGTGACCCTGGCTGAGGTCCTGGCTGCCCGAGGCTACCTCACAGGGATAGCTGGCAAGTGGCATCTTGGGGTGGGGCCTGAGGGGGCCTTTCTGCCCCCCCACCAGGGCTTCCATCGATTCCTGGGCATCCCGTACTCCCATGACCAG GGCCCTTGCCAGAACCTGACCTGCTTTCCGCCGTCCACCCCCTGTGATGGCAGCTGTGACCAGGGCCTGGTCCCTATCCCGCTGTTGGCCAACCTGTCCGTGGAAGCACAGCCCCCCTGGCTACCTGGACTGGAGGCCCGCTACGTGGCTTTCGCCCGTGACCTCATGGCTGATGCCCAGCGCCAGGGCCGGCCATTTTTCCTGTACTACGCCTCTCAC CACACCCACTACCCCCAGTTCAGCGGGCAGAGCTTCTCCGGGCGCTCAGGCCGAGGGCCATTTGGGGACTCCCTGATGGAGCTGGACGCAGCTGTGGGGGCCCTGATGACAGCTGTGGGGGACCTGGGGCTGCTCGGAGAGACGCTGGTTATCTTCACTGCAGACAACGG GCCTGAGACCATGAGGATGTCCCATGGCGGCTGCTCTGGCCTTCTTCGTTGTGGAAAGGGAACCACCTTTGAGGGTGGTGTCCGGGAGCCTGCCTTGGCCTTCTGGCCAGGCCACATCGCTCCTG GGGTGACCCATGAGCTGGCCAGCTCCCTGGACCTGCTGCCCACCCTGGCTACACTGACGGGGGCTCCACTGCCCAACGTCACGTTGGATGGTGTCGACCTCAGCCCCCTGCTGCTGGGCACAGGCAAG AGCCCTCGGCAGTCTCTCTTCTTCTATTCGGCTTTCCCAGACGAGGTCCACGGGGTCTTTGCTGTGCGGAGTGGGAAATACAAAGCTCACTTCTTCACCCAGG GCTCCATCCACAGTGACACCACACCGGACCCCGCCTGCCACGCCTCTAACCCGCTGACTGCCCACGAGCCCCCGCTGCTCTTTGACTTGTCTGAGGACCCTGGTGAGAACTACAACCTTCTGGGAGGCGTGTCCGAGGTCGCCCCCGAGGCGATGCAGGCACTGAAGCAACTCCAGCTGCTCAAGGCCCAGTTCGACTCCTCGGTGACCTTCAGCCCCAGCCAGATGGCCCGTGGCGAGGACCCTGCCCTGCAGATCTGCTGTCAGCCTGGCTGCACCCCGCGGCCTTCCTGCTGCCACTGCCCAGAGCCCCAGGCCTGA